A genomic window from Vigna radiata var. radiata cultivar VC1973A chromosome 2, Vradiata_ver6, whole genome shotgun sequence includes:
- the LOC106756022 gene encoding WD repeat and HMG-box DNA-binding protein 1, producing MKVRSVKLREAHGAIGGRASFCSILWDQQANHLVTASSSDISICIHDPLSPSISPKILRHHRDGVTALALSPNSTCLASGSIDRSVKLYKFPGGEFERNITRFTLPIRSLAFNKSGSMVAAAGDDEGIKLINTFDGTITRVLKGHKGSVTGLAFDPNGEYLASMDSIGTVILWELQSGKIIHNLKGIAPDTGLDVSAVNVLCWSPDGETLAVPGLKNDVVMYDRDTAEKLFSLRGDHIQPICFLCWSPNGKYIATSGLDRQVLIWDVNRKQDIDRQRFDERVCCMAWKSIGNSLAVVDVMGKYGIWENVIPSSMKSPTEDIPVKYKSNGVLLFDEEDHENSTSGSLSDIGENSNEESEPTSRKRLRKHSLSEENLGEDGYEEIALYPKVDSHNKRNRSSKEKLDSGNMGLRGTMITSKAKRQEAFQPGSTPFQPGKRRFLCYNMLGCITSIEHDGYSHIEIDFHDTGSTRRVPSMTDHFGFTMAALSESGSVFANPCKGEKNMSTLMYRPFSSWANNSEWSMRFEGEEVKVVALGAAWIAAVTSLNYLRIFSESGLQKHVFSLDGPVLTASGFKEKLAVVTHVFDCLSSNDQMLEFIVFNIPQGTQLLQGRLPISPGSSLSWFGFSEEGQLCSYDSKGVLRSYTSQFGGRWVPLFSALKEKSNENYWVTGLNASKLFCVVCKKPEEFPPVMPKPVLTPLSLSFPLASSDLGSEVHENEFMMNNLHLFLIQRRMEEMASVGLDTTSLDDDAFNLEAAQDKCILRLIASCCNSNKLVRATELMKLLTLEKSMRGAIKLVTALKLPNLAERFSSILEERLLEEAKNATETNIKENCPAPIKADALHNASKAPTRTESLNAVTMSSPKLSSPSFIKKDKIQEGGKAGIIRTPMVNETMKGKQTGEETSDKVGDMRQVEQTHPSKKNGLDKLETGLGQPNRPSNPFLKSTIK from the exons ATGAAGGTCCGGTCGGTGAAGTTAAGGGAGGCCCACGGTGCCATTGGCGGCCGCGCGTCTTTCTGCTCCATTCTGTGGGACCAGCAAGCCAATCATTTGGTTACCGCTTCCTCTTCCGACATTTCCATTTGTATCCACGACCCCCTTTCCCCCTCCATCTCCCCAAAAATTCTCCGCCACCACCGCGACGGCGTCACCGCCTTGGCTCTTAGCCCCAATTCCACTTGCCTCGCTTCCGGATCCATCGATCGCTCCGTCAAACTCTACAAGTTCCCCG GTGGAGAGTTTGAGAGAAACATTACAAGGTTTACACTCCCAATACGTTCCTTGGCATTTAACAAATCAGGGAGCATGGTTGCTGCTGCTGGTGATGACGAGGGTATCAAGCTTATTAATACATTTGATGGTACCATTACTAGGGTTCTTAAAGGACACAAAGGGTCTGTCACTGGCTTGGCTTTTGACCCTAATGGTGAATATTTAGCCTCTATGGATTCAATTGGAACTGTTATTTTGTGGGAGCTTCAGTCTGGGAAAATCATTCATAACCTCAAAGGCATAGCTCCTGACACTGGACTAGATGTTTCAGCTGTGAATGTTCTTTGCTGGAGTCCTGATGGTGAGACCTTAGCTGTTCCTGGTTTGAAAAATGATGTTGTAATGTATGACAGGGACACTGCTGAGAAGTTGTTTTCTTTGAGAGGGGATCACATACAGCCAATATGTTTCTTGTGTTGGTCACCCAATGGCAAGTACATTGCTACCTCTGGTTTAGACAGGCAGGTTCTGATCTGGGATGTTAATAGGAAGCAGGACATTGACAGACAGAGGTTTGATGAAAGAGTGTGTTGCATGGCGTGGAAGTCAATTGGGAATTCTTTGGCTGTTGTGGATGTTATGGGGAAGTATGGTATTTGGGAAAATGTTATTCCTTCGTCTATGAAGTCTCCAACTGAGGATATACCCGTGAAATACAAGAGCAATGGGGTTCTTTTGTTTGATGAGGAGGATCATGAAAATAGTACAAGTGGAAGCTTGAGTGATATTGGTGAAAATAGTAATGAGGAATCTGAGCCAACAAGCAGGAAAAGATTGCGTAAACACTCCTTGAGTGAGGAAAATTTAGGTGAGGATGGATATGAGGAAATTGCATTGTATCCGAAGGTCGATTCTCACAATAAACGAAATAGATCAAGCAAGGAAAAATTGGATAGTGGGAATATGGGATTGAGAGGCACCATGATAACATCTAAGGCAAAAAGGCAGGAGGCATTTCAGCCAGGATCTACACCTTTTCAGCCTGGGAAAAGGCGTTTCTTATGCTACAACATGCTTGGATGTATAACATCCATTGAACACGATGGATACTCCCATATTGAG ATTGATTTTCATGATACTGGAAGCACTCGACGAGTTCCTTCAATGACTGATCATTTTGGATTCACAATGGCAGCTTTGAGTGAGAGTGGGAGCGTCTTCGCAAATCCTTGTAAGGGGGAGAAGAACATGAGTACCCTCATGTATCGCCCATTTAGTAGCTGGGCTAACAATAGCGAG TGGTCTATGCGCTTTGAAGGAGAAGAAGTGAAGGTTGTTGCACTTGGTGCTGCTTGGATTGCTGCCGTAACTAGTTTGAACTATCTTCGCATCTTTTCTGAGAGTGGTTTGCAG AAACATGTATTTTCACTAGATGGGCCAGTGTTAACTGCATCCGGTTTCAAGGAGAAGCTTGCAGTTGTCACTCATGTCTTTGATTGCCTTTCCTCAAATGATCAG ATGCTAGAGTTTATAGTATTTAATATTCCTCAAGGGACCCAACTCCTTCAAGGTCGCTTACCAATATCTCCTGGTTCATCTCTAAGTTGGTTTGGGTTTAGCGAGGAAGGCCAACTGTGTTCATACGATTCGAAG GGGGTGCTAAGATCGTATACAAGCCAATTTGGTGGCAGATGGGTCCCACTCTTCAG TGCTTTAAAAGAGAAGTCAAACGAAAACTACTGGGTGACGGGGTTGAATGCAAGCAAGTTATTTTGTGTGGTTTGCAAAAAGCCTGAAGAGTTCCCTCCG GTCATGCCTAAGCCAGTTCTCACTCCGTTAAGTCTTTCATTTCCTCTTGCTTCCTCTGACTTGGGATCTGAAGTACATGAAAACGAGTTTATGATGAACAACTTGCATctctttttg ATTcagagaagaatggaagaaatggCATCTGTAGGTCTGGACACTACTTCACTTGATGACGATGCTTTCAATTTGGAAGCAGCGCAGGATAAATGTATACTGAGACTTATAGCATCATGCTGCAACA GCAATAAGCTTGTGCGAGCTACTGAACTTATGAAACTTTTGACTCTGGAAAAATCAATGAGAGGTGCAATAAAACTTGTTACTGCTCTGAAACTTCCAAACTTGGCCGAAAGGTTCAGCAGCATATTGGAG GAAAGGCTACTCGAGGAAGCAAAAAATGCTACGGAAACCAACATCAAAGAAAACTGTCCTGCACCCATTAAAGCTGATGCTCTTCATAACGCAAGCAAGGCCCCAACTCGAACTGAATCATTAAACGCAGTTACAATGTCATCACCAAAATTATCTTCTCCATCATTCATAAAGAAAGACAAAATTCAAGAGGGAGGTAAAGCTGGCATAATTAGAACTCCAATGGTAAATGAAACTATGAAGGGAAAGCAGACAGGTGAAGAAACAAGTGACAAGGTGGGAGACATGCGTCAGGTAGAACAAACTCATCCATCAAAGAAGAATGGACTTGACAAATTAGAGACTGGTTTGGGACAACCAAATCGTCCGTCCAATCCATTTTTGAAGTCTACTATCAAGTAG